In a single window of the Synechococcus sp. HK05 genome:
- the aroB gene encoding 3-dehydroquinate synthase, protein MSATAAAIRTIEVALSTNPYPVVIGEGALQTLGAQIGAQGIKAGTKVLVVTNPVVNEHYGATALRSLEAAGFNASVLVIEAGEDQKTPATVAQIHDTAFARKLERGSLIVALGGGVVGDMAGFAAATWLRGIAAVQVPTTLLAMVDASIGGKTGVNHPGGKNLIGAFHQPRLVLIDPDTLQTLPEREFRAGMAEVIKYGVIGDAALFEELEASGERLSSMASLPAELLQSVLERSAAAKARVVAADEREGGLRAILNYGHTLGHVVEALCGYGTYLHGEAVAIGMVAAGELALELGLWSSEDQQRQRAVIAAAGLPVRWPELEPEAVLACLQGDKKVRDGTVRFVLPTSLGTVEIRSDVSGEQVLAALERCR, encoded by the coding sequence ATGAGCGCCACGGCCGCCGCGATCCGCACCATCGAGGTGGCGCTCTCCACCAATCCCTATCCGGTGGTGATTGGCGAGGGAGCCCTGCAGACGCTCGGGGCACAAATCGGGGCGCAAGGCATCAAAGCCGGCACCAAGGTGCTGGTGGTCACCAACCCGGTGGTGAACGAGCACTACGGCGCCACGGCGTTGCGCAGTCTTGAGGCCGCGGGCTTCAACGCCAGCGTGCTGGTCATTGAGGCCGGGGAGGATCAGAAAACACCGGCCACCGTGGCGCAGATCCACGACACGGCCTTCGCGCGCAAGCTGGAGCGCGGCTCTCTGATCGTGGCCCTGGGCGGCGGTGTGGTGGGCGATATGGCGGGGTTCGCCGCCGCCACCTGGCTGCGGGGTATCGCCGCGGTGCAGGTGCCCACCACGCTGCTGGCGATGGTGGATGCCTCGATCGGCGGCAAAACGGGGGTGAACCATCCCGGCGGCAAGAACCTGATCGGTGCCTTCCACCAGCCGCGGCTGGTGCTGATCGACCCCGACACGCTGCAGACCCTGCCGGAGCGCGAGTTCCGGGCCGGCATGGCGGAAGTGATCAAATACGGCGTGATCGGCGATGCCGCGCTGTTTGAGGAGCTGGAGGCGTCCGGTGAGCGGTTGAGCTCGATGGCCAGCCTGCCTGCCGAGCTGCTGCAGAGCGTCCTGGAGCGCTCCGCAGCCGCCAAGGCCCGCGTGGTGGCCGCCGATGAGCGCGAGGGCGGGCTGCGGGCGATCCTCAACTACGGCCACACCCTGGGCCATGTGGTGGAAGCGCTCTGCGGCTACGGCACTTACCTGCACGGCGAAGCCGTAGCGATCGGGATGGTGGCCGCCGGAGAGCTGGCACTGGAGCTGGGCCTGTGGAGTTCGGAGGATCAGCAGCGCCAGCGGGCGGTGATCGCCGCCGCAGGCCTGCCGGTGCGCTGGCCAGAGCTGGAGCCAGAGGCCGTGCTTGCGTGCCTGCAGGGCGACAAGAAGGTGCGCGACGGCACGGTGCGCTTCGTGCTGCCCACCAGCCTCGGCACGGTGGAGATTCGCAGCGATGTGAGCGGCGAGCAGGTGCTCGCCGCCCTGGAGCGCTGCCGCTGA
- a CDS encoding carbohydrate ABC transporter permease: protein MAERSPRTGASSTTAWGFLAPGLVLIGLSVLIPAAMALVMSFTQSGLDVSEPLQFVGLANIRRLLSDPMFFKVLGTTLLYLVGVVPPVVLGSLALAVLVNRQLPGIHWFRAAFYTPVLVSIVVAAIAFRWLYAETGLINGWLSALTRDGWLSALFPAGFEPIGFLTNPLLALPSVMVVTLWKGLGYYMVIFLAGLQGISADLYEAAELDGSEGWRKHLDITLPLLRPYVTLVAVISAIAATKVFEEVFLMTQGGPADATKTLVYYVYDQAFAELEISYACTVGLALFVIVLLLSLVRFAFAGDKGFS, encoded by the coding sequence ATGGCTGAGCGTTCCCCCCGCACCGGTGCGTCTTCCACAACCGCCTGGGGCTTTCTGGCCCCGGGCTTGGTGTTGATCGGCTTATCGGTGCTGATTCCAGCCGCCATGGCCTTGGTGATGAGCTTCACCCAGAGCGGTCTGGATGTGAGTGAGCCGCTGCAGTTTGTGGGGTTGGCGAACATCCGCCGCCTGCTGAGCGACCCGATGTTTTTCAAGGTGCTCGGCACCACGCTGCTCTACTTGGTGGGTGTGGTGCCTCCGGTGGTGCTCGGCTCGCTGGCGCTGGCGGTGTTGGTGAACCGCCAGCTCCCCGGCATCCATTGGTTCAGGGCCGCCTTCTACACGCCGGTGCTGGTGTCGATCGTGGTGGCAGCGATTGCCTTCCGCTGGCTTTATGCCGAAACCGGACTGATTAACGGTTGGCTGAGCGCGCTCACGCGCGACGGCTGGCTGAGCGCCCTGTTCCCGGCTGGTTTTGAACCGATTGGCTTTCTCACCAATCCGCTACTGGCTCTCCCCTCGGTGATGGTGGTGACCCTCTGGAAAGGCCTCGGCTACTACATGGTGATCTTTCTGGCCGGACTTCAGGGCATCAGCGCGGACCTCTACGAAGCCGCCGAACTGGACGGCAGCGAAGGCTGGCGCAAACACCTCGACATCACCCTGCCGCTGCTGCGCCCCTACGTGACGCTGGTGGCGGTGATTTCCGCCATCGCGGCCACCAAAGTGTTTGAAGAGGTGTTCCTGATGACCCAGGGTGGCCCGGCCGATGCCACCAAAACCCTGGTGTACTACGTGTACGACCAGGCCTTCGCGGAGTTGGAGATCAGCTACGCCTGCACGGTGGGCCTGGCGCTGTTTGTGATCGTGTTGCTGCTCAGCCTGGTGCGCTTTGCCTTCGCCGGTGACAAAGGTTTCAGCTGA
- a CDS encoding 5-(carboxyamino)imidazole ribonucleotide synthase: MGAAPSIGIVGGGQLAWMLAEAARRRGVELHVQTPGPHDPAVSLATSVIQAGVRDVAATQQLASRCSAVSFENEWVDLDGLAPLAAAGVRFVPDLEALRPLVCKRSQRELLNRFNLPSPAWFPLERVHEPPEPPEAAAAGGGAAAASIQAAAVASPQLPPGFAYPLMAKAASGGYDGKGTAVLRSDGDLDALLARVDPSNWIVEEFVNFELELAVVAARDQFGDVVCLPVVQTHQYQQVCDWVLAPYEAPHALQQAVRNMAASLLTALNYVGVLSMELFYGPRGLMINELAPRTHNSGHYSIEACDLSQFDLQLLAVAGEQLSEPALQSPGALMVNLLGFEHRPADDPAAAYEAQRQALSALPNAHLHWYGKAGSSLGRKLGHITVLLQQSDPAARRQEAMARLEQVRQIWPLPQRPGAEQSS, encoded by the coding sequence ATGGGCGCAGCCCCATCGATCGGAATCGTGGGCGGCGGGCAGCTGGCCTGGATGCTGGCTGAGGCTGCGCGTCGCCGCGGCGTGGAGTTGCATGTGCAGACCCCCGGCCCCCATGATCCGGCGGTGAGCCTGGCCACGTCGGTGATTCAGGCCGGTGTGCGGGATGTGGCGGCCACACAGCAATTGGCTTCGCGCTGCAGCGCGGTGAGCTTTGAGAACGAATGGGTCGACCTCGACGGCCTCGCACCCCTGGCTGCCGCCGGCGTGCGCTTTGTGCCGGATCTCGAGGCCCTGCGGCCGCTGGTGTGCAAGCGCAGTCAGCGGGAGCTCCTCAATCGCTTCAACCTCCCCTCACCGGCTTGGTTCCCGCTGGAGCGTGTGCACGAACCGCCGGAGCCCCCCGAGGCCGCTGCTGCTGGCGGTGGTGCAGCAGCAGCGTCGATCCAGGCAGCTGCGGTGGCATCACCCCAGCTGCCGCCTGGTTTTGCCTACCCATTGATGGCCAAGGCCGCCAGCGGTGGTTATGACGGCAAGGGCACCGCCGTGCTCCGCAGCGACGGCGATCTCGATGCCCTGCTGGCCCGGGTGGATCCCAGCAACTGGATTGTTGAGGAGTTCGTGAACTTCGAGCTGGAGCTGGCTGTGGTCGCGGCCCGTGACCAGTTCGGGGATGTGGTGTGCCTACCGGTGGTGCAAACCCATCAGTACCAACAGGTGTGCGACTGGGTGCTGGCGCCCTACGAGGCCCCCCACGCCCTGCAACAGGCCGTGCGCAACATGGCGGCGTCCCTGCTCACGGCCCTCAACTACGTGGGTGTGCTGTCGATGGAGCTGTTCTATGGGCCCCGCGGCTTGATGATCAACGAGCTGGCCCCGCGGACCCACAACTCAGGCCACTACTCCATTGAGGCCTGCGACCTCAGTCAGTTCGATTTGCAGCTTCTGGCGGTGGCAGGGGAGCAGCTCAGCGAACCTGCCCTTCAAAGCCCTGGTGCCTTGATGGTGAATCTGCTCGGTTTTGAGCACCGCCCTGCCGATGATCCTGCTGCGGCCTATGAAGCCCAACGCCAGGCGCTCTCGGCCCTGCCGAATGCTCATCTCCACTGGTACGGCAAGGCAGGCTCGTCCCTCGGCCGCAAGCTTGGCCACATCACGGTGTTGCTCCAGCAGTCGGATCCAGCGGCCCGGCGTCAGGAAGCGATGGCGCGGCTCGAGCAGGTGCGGCAGATCTGGCCGCTGCCGCAGCGTCCTGGGGCTGAGCAGTCGTCTTAG
- a CDS encoding glycoside hydrolase family 104 protein has protein sequence MFTSSRVRAKRVALIGLGFSLLGAAVSAPARAESQGHGLVAARPAPPLELGRPRSQLAMLNVSDGPSALDRFFRYALTPERRALLNTIRYAEGTWARGHDVGYRIMFGGGLMPGLDRHPDRVVSTGRYASAAAGAYQFMPFTWALASRSLRLQGFGPEVQDQAALFLIQRRGALHLADQGMFTPHLAAKLAPEWASFPTLAGRSYYGQPVKRYVALKAFYEANLAELRALAGVTAPVAEEPACEPVDSLRCRLERLDRVGPRSVAQGV, from the coding sequence CTGTTCACTTCATCTCGGGTTCGTGCCAAGCGCGTTGCGCTGATTGGCCTTGGCTTCTCCCTGCTTGGCGCCGCTGTCAGTGCGCCAGCTCGCGCTGAATCCCAGGGCCATGGTCTGGTTGCAGCCAGGCCCGCGCCCCCGCTTGAGCTGGGCCGCCCTCGCTCTCAGCTGGCCATGCTCAACGTGAGCGATGGACCATCGGCCCTGGATCGCTTCTTTCGCTATGCCCTCACGCCTGAGCGGCGTGCCCTGTTGAACACCATTCGCTACGCCGAAGGCACCTGGGCCCGCGGTCACGATGTGGGTTACCGGATCATGTTTGGTGGTGGCCTGATGCCCGGCCTCGACCGCCATCCGGATCGGGTTGTGTCCACCGGTCGCTACGCCAGTGCAGCGGCTGGCGCTTACCAATTCATGCCGTTCACCTGGGCTCTCGCCAGCCGCAGCCTCCGGCTGCAGGGCTTTGGCCCTGAAGTGCAGGATCAGGCAGCCCTGTTTCTGATTCAACGCCGTGGGGCGCTGCACCTGGCGGATCAGGGCATGTTCACCCCGCATCTGGCCGCCAAGCTGGCTCCGGAGTGGGCCTCGTTCCCCACCCTGGCTGGCCGGAGCTATTACGGCCAGCCGGTGAAGCGCTATGTCGCCCTGAAGGCCTTCTACGAAGCCAATCTGGCCGAATTGCGCGCCCTGGCTGGTGTCACCGCCCCGGTGGCTGAAGAGCCGGCCTGCGAGCCGGTGGATTCCCTGCGGTGCCGCCTGGAGAGGCTCGACCGCGTCGGCCCCCGCAGCGTGGCTCAGGGCGTGTGA
- a CDS encoding class I SAM-dependent methyltransferase — MSPAATPSHPAPAWLEQRLRAAGGSVPFLTYMQWALHDPEHGAYGAGRLQVGPRGDFATSPSLGPDFAELLAPQIAQWLEALPGAEPLALVEAGPGEGDLALQLAQALQRQWPQLAARTELVMVEPNAGMAARQRARLADAPLPCRWLSFEQLAEQPVRGVLLAHEVLDALAVERIEWDGALWRRQRVALHEDPAAGPSLRLEPGEPLEPHVAEQLEPLGLVPAGAQRQSGWCTELHPGLGPWLQQAASALSDGALLVIDYAHEAWRYYGPQRSNGTLMAYRQQQASNDPLLEPGHWDLTAHLCIESLEAGAGASGWRSLGHRRQGEALLALGLAQRLHGLQQQSGVPLDALLSRREAMLRLVDPHALGDFRWLAFQRQGSTSPPPALFLQDPPMA, encoded by the coding sequence GTGAGCCCTGCCGCCACGCCCTCGCACCCCGCTCCCGCCTGGCTGGAGCAGCGCCTGCGCGCGGCGGGTGGCTCGGTGCCGTTTCTCACCTACATGCAGTGGGCCCTCCACGATCCCGAGCACGGCGCCTACGGCGCGGGCCGGCTGCAGGTGGGCCCCCGCGGCGATTTCGCCACCTCCCCCTCCCTCGGCCCTGATTTCGCTGAACTGCTCGCTCCGCAGATCGCCCAATGGCTGGAGGCCCTGCCCGGCGCAGAACCCCTGGCCCTGGTGGAAGCCGGCCCCGGCGAGGGCGATCTGGCCCTGCAACTAGCTCAGGCCCTGCAGCGCCAGTGGCCCCAGCTGGCGGCGCGCACGGAGCTCGTGATGGTGGAGCCCAATGCCGGCATGGCCGCGCGTCAGCGGGCCCGACTGGCGGATGCACCCCTGCCCTGCCGCTGGCTAAGTTTCGAGCAGCTGGCGGAGCAGCCAGTGCGCGGCGTGCTGCTGGCCCATGAAGTGCTCGATGCCCTGGCGGTGGAGCGGATTGAGTGGGACGGCGCCCTCTGGCGCCGCCAGCGGGTGGCCCTGCACGAGGACCCTGCGGCAGGGCCCTCGCTGCGGCTCGAGCCCGGCGAACCCCTGGAGCCCCACGTGGCTGAGCAGCTCGAGCCCCTCGGGTTGGTGCCGGCCGGCGCGCAGCGCCAGAGCGGCTGGTGCACCGAGCTCCATCCCGGCCTTGGCCCCTGGCTGCAGCAGGCGGCCTCAGCCCTCAGCGATGGGGCGTTGCTGGTGATCGATTACGCCCATGAGGCCTGGCGCTACTACGGGCCCCAGCGCAGCAACGGCACCCTGATGGCTTACCGGCAGCAGCAGGCCAGCAACGATCCACTGCTCGAGCCGGGCCACTGGGATCTCACCGCCCACCTCTGCATCGAGAGCCTGGAGGCGGGCGCGGGTGCTTCCGGCTGGCGCAGCCTCGGCCACCGCCGCCAGGGTGAAGCACTGCTGGCGCTCGGGCTCGCGCAGCGCCTACACGGTCTGCAGCAGCAGAGCGGCGTACCCCTTGATGCGTTGCTCAGTCGGCGGGAGGCCATGCTGCGCCTCGTGGATCCTCATGCGTTGGGTGATTTCCGTTGGCTGGCTTTTCAGCGGCAGGGCTCGACATCGCCGCCGCCGGCCTTGTTTCTTCAGGACCCACCCATGGCTTGA
- the recQ gene encoding DNA helicase RecQ, with the protein MLSSPAPRTSDPLEVLQRVFGYARFRGPQEAIVRHVIGGGSGLVLMPTGGGKSLCYQVPALCRSGLAVVISPLIALMQDQVEALQQLGIAAAALHSGLEAEDSQQVWRQLSAEQLDLLYVSPERLLSGDLLERLGSAPLALFAIDEAHCVSQWGHDFRPEYRQLDQLAQRFPQVPRLALTATADPRTQIDIRERLQLQQGEVFLASFDRPNIRYLLRHKQTGSAQLLQFLAEHQGESGIVYARSRSRVDRIAAELKAAGFDAIGYHAGMDSEARRQALQRFRLGSGVVVVATIAFGMGIDKPDVRFVAHVDLPKSLEAYYQETGRAGRDGLPAVAWMAHGAGDIPQLRRFIDDSGASEEQKRIEHGKLEALIAFSEASGCRRQVLLRHFGETLAEPCNNCDGCLEPQQRSDCRVAAQKALSAVYRTGQRFGAAHVVDVLLGGNTERIRTLGHDQLSVYGIGQELDRGQWRALLRQLVSLGALISPADAKGGLCFGPPELVQPLLKGEQELAFVLPPPAKEQRRRTATSSGGAAAAPVSADDPLFAALKTWRREQARSQGVPPYVVFHDRTLMELAAARPHSLAALGEVSGIGSAKLERYGEALLDVLAAAGDR; encoded by the coding sequence ATGCTGAGCAGCCCGGCCCCGCGGACCAGCGATCCGCTGGAGGTGCTGCAACGGGTGTTCGGCTATGCCCGCTTCCGCGGCCCGCAAGAGGCCATCGTGCGCCACGTGATCGGCGGGGGATCCGGCCTGGTGCTGATGCCCACCGGCGGCGGAAAATCCCTCTGCTATCAGGTGCCGGCGCTGTGCAGATCAGGACTTGCGGTGGTGATCTCGCCGCTGATCGCCCTGATGCAGGATCAGGTGGAAGCTCTCCAGCAGCTGGGCATCGCGGCGGCCGCCCTGCACTCCGGCCTGGAAGCCGAAGACAGCCAGCAGGTGTGGCGCCAGCTCAGCGCGGAACAGTTGGATCTGCTTTACGTGTCGCCGGAGCGGCTGCTGAGCGGTGATCTGCTGGAGCGGCTGGGCAGCGCCCCCCTGGCGCTGTTCGCCATCGACGAAGCCCATTGCGTGTCGCAGTGGGGGCACGACTTTCGCCCGGAATACCGCCAACTCGATCAGCTGGCGCAGCGCTTCCCTCAGGTGCCGCGGCTGGCCCTCACCGCCACCGCCGATCCGCGCACCCAGATCGACATCCGCGAGCGGCTGCAGCTGCAGCAGGGCGAGGTGTTCCTGGCCAGCTTTGATCGACCCAACATCCGCTATCTCCTGCGCCACAAACAGACCGGCAGCGCGCAGTTGCTGCAGTTCCTGGCGGAGCACCAGGGCGAATCCGGGATCGTGTACGCCCGCTCCCGCAGCCGGGTTGACCGCATCGCGGCCGAACTGAAGGCCGCTGGCTTCGATGCGATCGGCTATCACGCCGGCATGGATTCGGAGGCGCGGCGCCAGGCGCTGCAGCGCTTCCGCCTGGGCAGTGGCGTGGTGGTGGTGGCCACCATCGCCTTCGGCATGGGCATCGACAAGCCCGATGTGCGCTTCGTGGCCCACGTCGACCTGCCCAAGAGCCTGGAGGCCTACTACCAGGAGACGGGGCGGGCCGGCCGCGATGGTTTACCGGCGGTGGCCTGGATGGCCCACGGCGCCGGCGACATCCCGCAACTGCGCCGCTTCATCGACGACTCGGGCGCCAGTGAGGAGCAGAAACGGATCGAGCACGGCAAGCTCGAGGCCCTGATCGCCTTCAGCGAAGCCAGCGGCTGCCGGCGCCAGGTGCTGCTGCGGCACTTCGGCGAAACCCTGGCCGAGCCCTGCAACAACTGCGATGGCTGCCTGGAGCCGCAACAGCGCAGCGACTGCCGCGTGGCCGCCCAGAAAGCCCTCTCCGCGGTGTATCGCACCGGCCAGCGCTTCGGTGCCGCCCATGTGGTGGATGTGCTGCTCGGCGGCAACACCGAACGCATCCGCACGCTGGGGCACGACCAGCTGAGCGTGTACGGCATCGGCCAGGAGCTCGACCGCGGCCAGTGGCGGGCGCTGCTCCGCCAGCTGGTGAGCCTGGGGGCCTTGATCTCACCGGCGGACGCCAAGGGTGGGTTGTGCTTTGGTCCACCCGAGCTGGTGCAACCGCTGCTGAAGGGCGAACAAGAGCTGGCCTTTGTGCTGCCACCACCAGCCAAGGAGCAGCGCCGGCGGACTGCAACCTCCAGCGGCGGGGCCGCCGCGGCACCAGTGAGTGCCGACGATCCCCTGTTTGCTGCGTTGAAAACCTGGCGACGGGAACAGGCCCGCAGCCAGGGGGTTCCGCCTTATGTGGTCTTCCACGACCGCACCCTGATGGAACTGGCCGCTGCACGACCCCATTCCCTGGCAGCCCTCGGCGAGGTGAGCGGCATCGGCAGCGCCAAGCTGGAGCGCTACGGCGAGGCCCTCCTCGACGTGCTGGCAGCGGCTGGCGACCGATAG
- a CDS encoding TPM domain-containing protein, giving the protein MNRVISRLAGVVIGLVLLLGLGAAPALAYDNPDLLPDHPTPVIDLAKILTDNQRAALEAELDDFEAVSGWKLRVLTQYDRTPGLAVKDFWGLDERSLLLIADERGGNLLNFNVGDALFALMPRTYWVELQTRFGNVYYVRDHGQDASILDSLHTVKGCLEIGGCQVVPGLPQEQWLLTLATSILGGVIVGFAAYPRKPEHTVEWAWVLLLSPLWVILFGVFGIAPIITRTPDLLPLLRNALGFVGAIVASYLIAQNTVGKQRLKDSES; this is encoded by the coding sequence ATGAATCGAGTGATCAGCAGGCTCGCAGGAGTGGTGATCGGCCTGGTGCTGCTGCTGGGCTTGGGTGCCGCGCCGGCCCTCGCCTACGACAACCCCGATCTGCTGCCCGATCACCCCACCCCGGTGATCGATCTGGCGAAGATCCTCACCGACAACCAGCGCGCCGCCCTGGAAGCCGAACTCGATGACTTCGAAGCCGTGAGCGGCTGGAAGCTGCGGGTGCTCACCCAGTACGACCGCACGCCGGGTCTTGCGGTGAAGGACTTCTGGGGGCTCGATGAGCGCAGCCTGCTGCTGATCGCTGATGAGCGCGGCGGCAACCTGCTCAACTTCAACGTGGGGGATGCGCTCTTCGCGCTGATGCCACGCACCTACTGGGTGGAGCTGCAGACGCGCTTCGGCAACGTGTACTACGTGCGCGATCACGGCCAGGACGCCTCGATTCTCGATTCTCTGCACACGGTGAAGGGCTGCCTTGAGATCGGTGGCTGCCAGGTGGTGCCCGGCCTCCCCCAGGAGCAATGGCTGCTCACCCTGGCCACCTCCATTCTGGGCGGAGTGATCGTGGGTTTCGCCGCCTACCCCCGCAAGCCTGAACACACGGTGGAGTGGGCCTGGGTGCTGCTGCTCTCACCCCTGTGGGTGATCCTCTTCGGCGTGTTTGGCATTGCACCGATCATCACCCGCACGCCCGACCTGCTGCCGTTGCTGCGGAACGCGCTCGGGTTTGTGGGCGCCATCGTGGCCTCCTACCTGATCGCTCAGAACACCGTTGGCAAGCAGCGCCTCAAAGACAGTGAGAGCTGA
- the nadA gene encoding quinolinate synthase NadA gives MVFAAAQNTTGGCPPHAQLPAAIAELKRQRNAVILAHYYQEPEIQDIADFIGDSLELSRKAAATDADVIVFCGVHFMAEVAKILSPEKAVLLPDLEAGCTLADACPADAFAAFRAEHPEHLVVSYINCSAAVKAQSDLICTSSNAVDLVKQLPADQPILFAPDQNLGRWVQSQSGRELTLWPGSCIVHETFSEQALLQLKLEHPGAEVLAHPECQQHLLDHADFIGSTSALLRRSEASEATSFIVLTEPGILHQMRKAVPGKAFYEVPGADGCSCNACPYMRLNTLEKLWQCLTDMAPQIELDEAMRQRALAPIEKMLAMSR, from the coding sequence TTGGTTTTCGCGGCTGCCCAGAACACCACCGGCGGTTGCCCGCCCCACGCGCAGCTGCCGGCGGCGATCGCCGAGCTAAAGCGGCAGCGCAACGCCGTGATCCTGGCGCACTACTACCAGGAGCCTGAGATTCAAGACATCGCTGATTTCATCGGCGATTCGCTCGAACTCTCACGCAAGGCCGCCGCCACCGACGCCGACGTGATCGTGTTCTGCGGCGTGCATTTCATGGCGGAGGTGGCCAAGATCCTCAGCCCGGAGAAAGCGGTGCTGCTGCCGGATCTCGAGGCCGGCTGCACCCTCGCCGATGCCTGCCCCGCCGATGCCTTCGCCGCCTTCCGCGCTGAGCACCCCGAGCACCTGGTGGTGAGCTACATCAATTGCTCAGCGGCGGTGAAGGCCCAAAGCGACCTGATCTGCACCAGCAGCAACGCCGTGGATCTGGTGAAACAGCTCCCCGCCGATCAGCCGATCCTGTTTGCCCCGGATCAGAACCTCGGCCGTTGGGTGCAGAGCCAGAGCGGCCGCGAGCTCACCCTCTGGCCCGGCAGCTGCATCGTGCATGAAACCTTCAGCGAGCAGGCGCTGCTGCAATTGAAGCTCGAGCACCCCGGAGCTGAGGTGCTCGCTCACCCGGAGTGCCAGCAGCACCTGCTCGATCACGCTGATTTCATCGGCTCCACCAGCGCCCTGTTGCGCCGCTCGGAGGCCAGCGAAGCCACCAGCTTCATCGTGCTCACCGAGCCCGGGATCCTGCATCAGATGCGCAAGGCCGTGCCCGGCAAAGCGTTCTATGAGGTGCCGGGTGCCGACGGCTGCAGCTGCAACGCCTGCCCCTACATGCGCCTCAACACGCTGGAAAAGCTGTGGCAATGCCTCACCGACATGGCGCCACAGATCGAGCTGGATGAGGCGATGCGACAGCGGGCGCTGGCACCGATCGAAAAGATGCTGGCGATGAGCCGCTAG
- a CDS encoding TIGR04168 family protein, whose product MQDGVSLGIRLAELRIAIAGDLHGQWDAVDEQLLEQLSPDALLVVGDLSDGQVRIPARLAQLPLPLACILGNHDTGRDASGRTLQRQLDALGDRHCGWDLRELQPPGLAVVGGRPASAGGGFHLNQAAQAVFGPTTLQESAARISAAALRADPSLPLILLAHCGPSGLGSAAADPCGRDWKAPACDWGDQDLALAIDQIRRHRPLPLVVFGHMHHRLKRGQGERLSYCVDRAGTAYLNTAFVPRHSHDEQGQPLRHFSWVVWRDGQLQEISHRWYGPAGDLRYRQTLMRAAELQAC is encoded by the coding sequence ATGCAGGATGGCGTGAGCCTAGGCATCCGTTTGGCCGAGCTCCGCATCGCCATCGCCGGAGATCTGCATGGGCAATGGGACGCGGTGGATGAACAGCTACTTGAGCAGCTCAGCCCCGATGCGCTGCTGGTGGTGGGCGATCTCAGTGATGGCCAGGTGCGGATCCCGGCACGGCTGGCCCAGTTGCCCCTGCCCCTGGCCTGCATCCTCGGCAACCACGACACCGGTCGCGATGCCAGTGGCCGCACGCTGCAGCGCCAGCTCGACGCCCTGGGAGATCGGCACTGCGGTTGGGATCTGCGTGAACTCCAGCCCCCGGGCCTCGCTGTGGTGGGTGGTCGCCCCGCCAGCGCCGGTGGCGGCTTTCACCTCAATCAAGCCGCCCAGGCCGTGTTTGGTCCCACCACCCTGCAAGAGTCCGCCGCGCGGATCAGTGCCGCGGCTCTGCGGGCCGATCCCAGCCTGCCGCTGATCCTGCTGGCCCATTGCGGACCCAGTGGTCTGGGCAGTGCTGCCGCTGATCCCTGCGGCCGTGATTGGAAAGCCCCGGCCTGCGATTGGGGGGATCAGGATCTCGCCCTGGCGATCGATCAGATCCGCCGCCATCGGCCCCTGCCCCTGGTGGTGTTCGGGCACATGCATCACAGGCTCAAGCGGGGCCAGGGAGAGCGGCTCAGCTACTGCGTGGATCGAGCCGGCACGGCCTACCTCAATACGGCCTTTGTGCCGCGCCATAGCCATGATGAGCAGGGCCAGCCCCTGCGCCATTTCAGTTGGGTGGTGTGGCGCGATGGGCAGCTTCAGGAGATCAGCCATCGCTGGTATGGCCCGGCTGGCGACCTGCGCTACCGCCAGACCCTGATGCGTGCCGCGGAGTTGCAGGCGTGCTGA